The genome window TGGGCTTCAACTTGATATTCAACATCATGCAAAAAGGTGTAATACGCCAAAGTATTACCACCACCCCAGTTCAACGGCTTTGTTCCTTTCGTTTGGGTACGCAGTGGTTTTATTACCCTGACTCTATCAACATGCCAAATAAGGGTTGGTTTCCAGTAGATGGATTTTAAAATCCCTTTAATCGCCTCGTAAGTAGGAATGTGGTAAGTACACTTTTCACCTCCCACTTTCGTTATAGGGTCAGTAAATAACGCATACCTGCCCCATAATCTAAAACTAATACTGTTTTTCACATGGCTCTCCTTGTTAAAAACATGGTTGCATTTAAAAAATTAAATCTTGCTGAACATTTGTTACTTCTAAGCTCAAACCAAAATCTTGACTGTAAAATTCTTCACTTAAATAAAACACAGCTTCGTCTTGAGCTATTGGGTACACCGCCTGCTGATCGGTGAGTTTTTGCCATACATTAGGGAAAATATTCACACTGTACTTTTGTGCAGCTTTTAATAAGCCGCGGTAACTTGCCGCATCAAAGCGCTTATCAAGCGCACACAATTGTGTGATTATGCTTTGCGCTTCTTCATTAAATGGCACGATCACGGAATGAACAGGTGCATCAATAGCTTTAAACTGTTTCGCGGCGGTCATGAAAGACTGTCTCAGAGCAAACGGTGTTTTATTGATATTTCTTTGATTACTACTTAGCAAGTTAAGTAAGCTTTGATCTTGCTTAACCGGATAGCTCATCTCTTTATGGCGCTCATAAAAGTAGTATTGAAAATATTGACTCATTGCTTGCGGTTTAAGCAGCTCTTCTTCGGTAAATTCGGTGAATATTCGGTTTGAAGCAGCAATGCCTGTTTTAATATCGTGTAGCATACCGACATTTTCTTCGACAGGGTTAAGCACGAACACATGCCCCCTTTTTTGTTTGCCATTTCGATTACAACGCCCAGCAGCTTGAGCGATTGAATCAAGGCCAGCGACAAAACGGATAACGCAGCCAAAATCAACATCAACACCGGCTTCAATAAGCTGAGTACTGATACATAAAGTGGCCAACCCGCCTGATAACCGCGCTCTAACTTCATCTAGAATTTGCTTGCGATGAGCCGAACACATGCCCGTACTTAAATGGAATATTTTCGTCCCATCCAGAACTTGACTTTGCAATGCTTGAAACAGTTTCTTTGCCCAAACTTTGGTATTTACAATCACCAAACAGCTTTGTACCGCTGATAATTGCTGTTGTACTAGTTCAGTGATTTCGACCTCATTCCAACCCTCTTTTTTGGTGACGTTTTTTATTGTCACTCGTTCTAGCTGTTGATAAAGCTTTTCAATATTAGGGGTTAGTTCATTTTCTAGCGGTAATTGCAATTCGCCAAACGGCTTGATTTGTTCGGGTAACTGATTGAGTAAAGGCTGGGTCGCGGTACACATTACCGCCGTGGTGTTACAAAACCGCGTTAAATAGTTAATGGTGTTGTTGAATAAATGAACACAACGAATAGGGAGTGTTTGGATTTCATCAAACACCAGTATAGCATTACTAAGTTGATGTAACCGCCTTGATCCACGCGTACCATTTGCAAACATACTTTCAAGAAACTGTACCATGGTGGTGAGCACGATGGGCTTATCCCAATTTTCGCATGCCAGTTTTGAACGCCACGTTTGTTGCTCTGGTTCCAAATTTGAATGGTGCTCTAATACCCAATCATCTGTGTTTATTTCACCCAAAACTTCACGAATGGCATTAGCATTTTGCTCAATGATTGAGGTAAACGGAATGATGTAGATGATTCTATCAAAGTTATGTTTTTTAGCGTGATGCAGTGCAAAACGGAGGCTAGCGTAAGTTTTTCCGCCACCCGTTGGGACAGTCAAGCTGTAGATGCCCGTTTCGCCTTGTGCGCGATTAAAACAATTGTCTGATATTTCAGCACGAATATGATCGATGGGATTGACTGGCTCAATCTGTGCAATAAAACTTTCAATTTTATCGCAAGCAGATGCCCAATTAGGTTGCTTAAAACGCTCAGGTTTATTGCTTGGCTGTTCAAAGTCGGCACTATCAATTCGGTCGGCATCAATCAGGCAACTAAACAGCATCCTTGTAAACATACCAAGGTAGTAATCATGCTCAATAGCTGAAAGTCCGTATCGATCAAACATGCTTTTGAGGTTACAGCTGCTTCCTAAAAGAAATTCAAAGCTTACGAGTGACTGCGCTTGGGAAAGTAAATCAGGATCAGCGTTTTTAGTGCACTCTTTTTGATGGGTTAATTCATCATGCTTTTTAATCCGGTTTGCAAAAACGTTTTCATTTTCTGACAAGATATCAATCAACCCGCTGTGGTGTGACGCAATACACATACTCAATGCTTGAGCAATGGCTAACCCGTAAGGAATAAGAGTTTGGTCTTCTTGCTGTAACCGATTTAAATGGGGTAAGAGTGCATTAATAACCCATTGTGCACCTGCACTTGAGTGGTCAATTTTACCCTTTAAGCTTTTGCTGGTTGAGATTTCAGAGCTAACCTCATCATTATCTGGGTTATAGCCCGTTTGCTCTGTAATAATCAGGCGCATGTACTCTTGAAATGCTCTGCTGTATTTACCAAAGTCATGCATTAAGCCAATTAGTTGCCCTTGCTCGGCAAAACCTATTTTTGCAGCAAGCCTACCAGCTAATTCACTAACCGCTGTTAAGTGATCATAAACACTTTGGTGATGTCCATGCTTGATATCTGGGTGGGCAATATAAGATTCACTAGAGTTTAAATCATCCATCAACATCGTTCTCACTACCTATTATTTTGATAAACCTATTGCAAGCCAGTCGCTTAAAATTATATCGGTACTTACTTTTATCTTTCATAAACCACCTAAAGCAAAGGGGCTATAGCCATTTCTGGCGAAGTAGGAAGGAATACGACGTAACGATTTCACTGATCTCGCTAAATCAACAATCAACAAGAAGCGCACTACATAGATAAGCATAATAGAGTAACAGAGTGACAAAAACCAGAAAAGCCATTGAATGAACTTTTAAAAATGAGATTTTACCGTTGTGGTTCAACCGATTGAGGCTGAGCTGCAAGCCTTGACCGAACTCTTTTCTTCACTTTAAATTGACGGAAACAGAACAGGCAGTGGCATTGAGTTCAATAGCAAGCTAAGGGGATATCCACCAACGTGATAGAATCAAACACATTATAGAAGAACGCAAAGTGGCCAAATCAAAAAGGCCGAAATAGCCATAAATGGATAGCAACTCGTTGGAGATGCATTTTTAAAGAGCGGTCACAATGCAAAGCATCTGCCGTTCATCATTAAGCGAGTGACGATGTTCTTTGAAATGATCAATGTAGATGGTCTCCCTCTTCAAGATCACAACTGAGTATAACCGTCAAGCTGATCGTTATTTTGACTAAAAAACGTTCACGACCTCTCCCAGAGATAGATCACCCGTTAATTGATTTGCTTCTTTGAGTATTCAGGATTACACAATCGTACGAATTCTTCATGATCTTGTGTATCACAATACTTTAAGATCAGGGGTAGTTGTGCTTTAACTAGAGCGTGTTGATCTTTGCGGTATGAAAAGTAAACAGAAAATGGGGGTGTTATAATGGTTTCGCCAAAAATCAACATAACAACTACCCCAAATGCCGAGATTAATGTTAACAGATGATAGCTGCAAGTTGCTATCAAGAATAATGTACTTAACTGGACGTATTTATAATAAACCCGAACACCGAATGACTCTTGAAGGTATCTTGTTCCGCATGAGAACTGGGATCCAATGGCGAGATTTGCTGCGAGAATTCGGGGGATTGGAATACCGTGTTCAGACGTTTTAATTTATGGTCAAAAAAGGGAATAATGACTGAAATTTTTCAGTTTCTTTCCCGTTTAAATGACCCTCAATGGCTATTCATTGATGGTTGTATTGTTAAAACACATCAAGATGGAGCCAATGTTAAAGCTCCATCAGAGCAAGCCATAGGGAAAAGCCGAGGTGGTAATTCGACCAAAATCCATCTCGCAGTCGATAGTGGAGGTCTTCCTGTCTATTTTGAATTGTCAGGAGGACAAGCTCATGATGTGAGCTATGGCGAATCTTTGATTCTCAGCTCACCAGAAGCCGAAGTCGTTGTTGCCGATAAAGGTTACGATAGCCAAGCTTTGCGAGATTTTATTAAAAGCCGTAATGCTCAACATGTGATACCAAGAAAAGGCAATAGCAAACAAGGTAATGACGATATTGACTGGTGTTTATATCGATATCGCCATTTGGTTGAAAATGCTTTTCTCAAGGTCAAGAAATACTGAGCGGTTGCCACTAGGTACGAAAAATTAGCCAGAAACTATGAAAGTGTGGTTGCTCTGGCATTCTCACTTATGTGGCTACCTATGTGGGTTGATTAATATATGCACAACAAAGATCAACACGCTCTAGTTGGCCAATCTTCATTTCCAATCCTTTCAAAATCATTTGCGAACACTTTTTAAGTATAGAAAAGTCCAGTGGACAAAAAATAATGTTACTGCACATGGATCCAGAAGATATAAGCAGATAATTTCGAATAACCACTATCGTTGAGTCAAGCACGCTACCATCCAATCTTCCACTTCACTTTCCACCCAAGCCACTGCCCTGTCACCTAAGCTCACTGATTGCGGGAACTCTCCGTCATTCATCTTGCGGTAAATCGCTGAGCGGCTTAGTGCAGTCTTTTCCATTACTTCTTTTAGCTTTAAAAATCTCATGGGATAAAGCGCTGGCGTAAAAAAAGACGGTGATGTGTTAAGCCTTGTCGCGCCAGGTTGAATCAAAAAAAACTCAGGCATATGTCATCAATGTGAATACCCATCATTGATTCCGACAGGAGCCTGAAATGAATCCCAAAACTTCCGATTACCAAAAGCAGCAACGCTATCAGGAAAATGAAATCCTGGAGCATGCCGCTGAGATACTGGCTACGCGCTACGTGCGTGGTGATGCCCTAACCAATCCTGATGCCACCAAAGAATATGTGCGCTGTAAGCTAGGTAGCTATGAGCGTGAAGTGTTTGCCTTATTGCTACTGGATAACCAAAACCGATTGATTGAATTTAAAGAGCTGTTTCACGGAACGGTGGATGCGGCCAGCGTCTACCCACGTGAAGTGGTGAAAGCGGTGCTGGAAGTGAATGCCGCAGCGGTGATATTTGCCCATAACCATCCATCCGGTGACTCAACGCCGTCTCAAGCCGATAGACGCATAACCGACAGACTCAAAGACGCGCTTGCGCTGGTGGATGTTCGCGTTCTCGACCATATCGTGACAGGCAATACCTGCACCTCATTTGCCGAAAGGGGGTGGTTATGATTGAGCAACATTATGGTGAGCTTTCTATTGATGACGCTTTACATGCGTCACTGGAAGCACTGTTGAATCGGTACACTCTCCCAGAGAACGCTGAACGACTCGTGCTGAACAGTCGCCAAATGAGTTACTACCGACATCGACAAGGTTTGCATCCCATTGAAGTACAGCTTAAACGTGAGTCAGCCTCAAGTCCTTGGCTGGTGGTGTTCTTTGCCAGCTTCTCTTATCCCGATGACAGCAGCACAACTGTTGAGCCTGAGTTGTACTTTCACCTTGCTAATCGCTGGTGCTATCAACCCGATGTGGGGAGCACGGATTTATCCCACCCAGAGGTACAAGAGCTGCTCTCGGTCTGGATGAAAGCCTTTGCTCGCCACCTTTCCAGAAACGTCTTTGATGACGTGCAACTGACGATGGTCGGTACGTTCCACTAAATTCTCACTCTCTCATTTCTTATTTGAATCCTGAAACAAGGAGGACTCACTATGTCTAAATTAACCTTCACAGCATCATCACTACCTGTGTCGAAGAAACTGCATAAGCTGCTAAGTGAGCAGCTCACCGCTCATTTGCTGAGTAATGAAGCAGTGACCACCAGCCGTTATCTGGTGTTTAACTTTCGAGATAAAAGTTACAGCGCGGAAGAAGGCGGCTTTCATCCGGTTGAGATGGCGATTTGCCAAACCTCAACAGGGGAATGGAGTATTGAGTACATCACCGACTTTGCTTATATGGCGAATTACTATCCAGAGCTAGAGCGCAACTTGGATTTTGATTTTCGGGTTGGGCAGTTCTTTGTGGCTTATCGTGGCTGGCTACCAATGCAAGGTAGCCATGATGCCAAAGAGCTGTATCGACTATGGGAGAATAACTTTCTTGCCTATGTCGATACGGACGCTTACAACGAGATAGCCGTCACCCCGCAATAACTCATGACTTCCCTTCTTCTACAAACCATCAAACTTGTCACTGCCCTCATTACGCTGTTTTCACTTTCCCCGTTCTTCGGCGCTATTGGAGCCCTATCCACTTTAGGGTTTCTGGTGGTGCTGTTGATTGGGTTATTGGCAGCGATTGCCGAGCTCAGTGATAAGCATAAGCCTCGTTAATGTTAATCGGCTCACGCTTTTGTGATGCCGATTGATGCTGTTTTCACCGTTGGACATTATGTGTCTGACCCACCTCTATTCTCCCGACATTAAATGTCCGACTCCGGTGTGGAGCTTTGATGTATTGAGAGCGTAGTCATGAGCAATAAAACCAGCATTGAAGGGTTATCCGCTTTGCTGCACACGCTGATGCTTATTCCTCAACATCGATGGATTACCGTTAGGGAGTTGCAGCAGCAGTTAGCCCTACTTGATATCCACCGCACCACGCGCAGCATTAAACGCTACCTCGATGACATCATTGTGGACGTGTTTAACGTCGAGTGTGATTCGATGAGCATGCCCCATGTTTATCGAAAAACCTCAGAGCAATTACTGAAGCTCAACAAGCAGGAAATGCTCTATTGGCAACTGACCAACAAGTACTTACTACCGCTGGTTCCTGATGCACTGAATCATGGACAAGGGTCCTCCTCGGAGAGAGACAAACCCTTGTCACAAAAGGGTTCAGCACATTCAAAAGAGCACGCATGGTTAGCCAAAGTACATGTGGCATTACCCACTATTCGCGAGTGGAGTGACGAGCAACGGCACGTGTTAAATGCGATACACACGGCATTACTGCACAACCGTATGCTCAAGATATCGAGCCAAGTATTGCAGCAAGAGAAGGCGCTCATCGAGCCACTGGGACTCTCGGTTCAGTGTGACGCGCTCTTGCTGCTCTTTCGATTATCCGGTCAACACACGATACGCACCCTCGCCTTGCCTTTGATTGATGAGGCCAGTGTATCGACGTTTTCTTTTACCTATCCCACTGATTTCAATCTTGAGCGGTTCATGAGTGAACACGATGGAGTCAGTGCATCCTGAATTTTACTCACCGATAAGGAGAGCACCGTTATGACATTAATCAACACCCTATCTCCGATACGCCGCTATGAGCGTACTGTTTATCGGACTCACCGCTTGTGGCGACCAAGAAGAGACTCAAGCAGCAACAGCAGATATTGAAGTGTCGATATCGACTAACTCGCATTGGGGAACATTGGTTTTTGACCTGCAAGCCATCACCGACAGCACCGTAATTAGCGATGTGGTGATTAACCGTGGCAACTGCCGATTACCCGCAGGCACAGCCTCAGAGCTCTCAAGAAACGTTTCATTGCAGTTCGGCCAAACCTACACCGGATACAGCAACAACTGCACCGTAGACAACGTGAAAGAAATCGAAGTCACCTCCAGTGCTGGCACCTTTGTCTACACCTTCTAATGTCCAATTCCCAAATAACACACTCAACCAACTCGTAAGGATAAACTATGAACAAGTCATCTCTACTCATCACAGCAGCGTTAGTTTTCTCAACCTCTTCCGCGTTTGCTGGTGGAACACTGGGCGCCACCCCATCCGCAGATTCGGGAGCCGTCAACACCAGTGTGGGCAAATGCACTCAATACAAAATGGATGTGAAAGCGGCGCAACAGGAAGGCAAGGATGTATCGACCATCACCGTTCCTGAAGGCTGTGACGCAATCAAAGAAAAGTAATACCACCAGCAACGATAAAAAATGACAATGGGGAGCAATCACGCTCCCCATTTTTTTGCTTCTATACACAAGCGGCACAATCAATAAGCCATCCTTCTAAACTCGTTTTTGGACAGAAATAAGTTAGAAAATTTTGTCTTTAAAAATTATCTAACAAAATTGCGCCTCCCCATTATGAGTAAAAAATCAATATCCTAGCATTTTTATTGGTTCATTTTTCCTTGTATTCATTAATTAAAATGAGAAAGTGTTCCTATCCCTACTTCGATCATCATACTTAATTAGATAGCTAGTTCAGGGCTTCAGGCAAGAACTTAAGATATAATGATCGGGACAACCATCTCGATCAAAGTTAACAATTTCAAACCCAGCATCTTTCACTTCTTGTATCGCCATTTCGGGGGTCACACGCGCATTTGAGCCTTTAAAATCCACGATCACTACGCGGGCCTCTGGTGTAATTTGTTCTTTCAATTTAGCAAGGAATGTCGCTCTATCTCTGATAAATCGATAGCTATTAGCGAGAAACACGGTGTCCACACCTTCTGGAATATTAGGATTATCGGCGGTGCATGATCGACAGCTAATTCGAGGCACTTCGGTAAATCTACTTTCTAAATAAGCAACCATATTAGCTTCGAGATCGATAGCGTATATATGACCAACGTCGGTTCTCGACACAAATTGCTGGCAAAAGTAACCCGTTCCAGCGCCAACATCTGCGATCACCTCATTCTGCTTAATATCCAGTGTTGCCAGAATATGGTCCGTATTTTGCCATTGCTGTCGGTTCTCACCGTCAAATATAAAGGCTAATTTCTCAGGCTCAGCAAAACTTACCATTTTTTTTCTCTCTATTCGTGTGTACATACCCAAGCAAATTCAAAGAGTGAAACTCAGGTCTTGAAGTCACTTGGGTCTTTATAATCAATACGGAATTACCCCGGCGTCCCAAGGCTCGGCTGGAAAATCGAATGTACTAAAAACCTCCGGTCCCGAATGTTTCAGCATGTATGTGTTCCTCTTTTACGCCAAGTCCGCGCAGTTCTTCAAAATACCGCTTCATAAACCCTCGAGGGCCACAGATGTAATAATCCATTCGAGTTGGATCCTCAGGCAATAAGTCGTCTAACTTAAACGGCCCTGGTTGTATATCACTTTGAAAATTAGCACTTTCATCGTAAAAATAATTCACTTTCATGCCTCGGCTTGCAAAGTCATCCGTCACATCTTTAAATGCGTGTACGCGTGAATTTTTTGCACTATGTATAAAGTGCACCTGAGATAGGGCGTTGATTCGATCAAGATGTTCGCTCATCGACATCATCGGGGTGATCCCCACTCCGCCACTGATCATTACAATGGGACGAGGTAACTGCTCTGCCAAGACAAAGTCCCCAAATGGTGCAGAGACATCAATGACATCGCCAACTTCAACCTGTGTATGCATCAGGTTAGAAATCACACCTTGAGGCTTATCAGCAGTGTCGGATTCTCTTTTTATCGAGATTCGTAGCGTCTGTTTCCCTGGCGCCTGAGATAAACTGTATTGGCGAGGTTGATATATGCCCTTATCCTCTACATATAATCGCACGGAGACATATTGACCAGGCTTAAAATGAGGAAGGGAACCTTGATCATTGGGCTCCAGATAGAAGGAAGAAATTTCGCTACTTTCTTGTGTTTTTTTCGTTACTTTAAAAGGTCGCCAGCCTGACCAGCCAGCATTATTCGCTACGGAGTTTTGGTAGAGACCTGACTCTACGCTGATAAAAATATCGGCTAATTGTTGATATGCGGCAGCCCATGCATCAATGAGTTCATCGCTGGCAGCATCGCCTAACACTTCCTTGATCGAACCTAACAGGTGTTTACCGACAATACTATATTGTTCAGCACGGATACCAAGACTCGTGTGTTTATGTGCGATACGTTCAACTACGGGGAGCAACACAGAAGGGTTGTTAATATTGTCAGCGTATGCAAGTACAGCCATCGCTAATGCTTGTTGCTGCGCTCCCTGCGCCTGATTTGCTTGATTGAAAATGTGTTTTAGTTCGGGATTATGTGTGAGCATGCGATGGTAAAAATGCGAAGTTAAGGCAACCCCACTTTCACGTAAAACGGGAACCGTATTCGAAACTAGTGCCTTTTGCAGGTCGTTCATAATATCTCTCTTTCGATAATTGAAATTACGATCAAAAAGTAATTTCTGACTGACTAAGTCCAGTTCATTATCTGTACCCTTTTCGGATAACAGATAATTTCTATGATTATTAGAGCCGTTCATCCGCGCCTAGTAGCTTGTATGACGACGGATACTACATAGCATTAATTATGCCATGGGATTAACTTATTGATTTATCAACAATTAGTCATCAATAAGAATTTCTAATTATCAAAAAGAGCATATTTCAAATACTCATTATGACAATATTATTGTCATAATGAGTATTTGAAAAAAGGGCTGACAACTTTTGGAGAATCCAATTCTCTTGTTGCTATTTCAGGTTCAGGCGTTTCATCAATCGATGTAAGTTGGGAGAATTAACTTTTAACTGCTTGGCTGCGGCACTAAGATTTTTATCGTTTTCCAGATAGGCTCTTTGTACAAATTGGGTCTGAAAACGCTCGACAGCCTCTTTTAGTCCCAATTCTCGGTATTCGGTCATACCACTTTCTGTCTGTGTGTCTGGTTCATAGTCAATTGGCTGTGGAGACGTTGCTTCCCCAGATAAGTAAAAATACTGTGGCAGTAATAATATTTGCTCTGACTGACTGTCAGACTTTGCTATTACAGAAGCCCTGTTTATCGCATGTTCCAGTTCACGTACATTACCAGGCCAGGTGTAAGTCTGGAGAAGACTCAATGTTGCTCCACTCAGGCTGACATTTGTGACACCGAACTTATGTGCGCATCTCTCGGCAAAAAAACCAGCGAGCAGAGTGATATCTTTATCTCGTTCTCTTAATGGCGGAACAAATATGGGGAAGACACTCAAACGGTGATACAGGTCGGCTCTGAAGTTCCCTTTTTTTACTTCTTCGTGCATTACTCGGTTGGTCGCAGCAATAATGCGCACGTTTACCTTAATATTTTTATCATCACCTACTCGTTGTATATCGCCATACTGGAGAGCCCTCAGCAATTTAGCTTGCAACGGCAGTGACAGTTCACCAATTTCATCCAGAAAAAGCGTTCCCTTATCTGCCAGCTCAAACTTACCTTTACGATGACTAATGGCTCCGGTAAAGGCCCCTTTGACATGTCCGAATAATTCACTTTCAGCAACAGACTCCGGAAGCGCAGCACAATTCAGATAAACGAGTGTATTCTCAGAACGTTTGGATTGAGCATGAAGTGCGTTGGCCACAAGTTCTTTTCCCACACCTGTTTCTCCCATAATAAGTACGGAAAGATCGGTATCGGCAACGGCATCAATTTGTGATTTTAAATCCAGCATGGCCGGAGACTGGCCAATGATTTCTCCAAGCTGAATAAATTTTCCCGACGGCCTCGTCTGATTAACATTCACACCTGAAGTTCTTTCCAATTGCTCCATCAACAGTGCGGTATTCAGGCTACTGGCGGCCAATGCACTGATAATACGCAGATCATCATCTTCAAAATTATCAAATTGAGTCGAATCAAATGCATCGATGGTCACTGCGCCGAGTAGGCGATCATCAAATAAAAGCGGCAGACCTATACAGGAGTGCACTTTGAGTTCTTCTGCATGATTAGGAATAAGGCCATCATAAGGGTCAGGCAAATCGCTATCCGAAGGAAAACGAACTATATCACCAGCCCGTGCTATGGCTTCAAGTCTTGGGTGTTGCTCGATGTTAAAGCGACGCCCAAGTACATCAACACTCAATCCGTTTATCGCCAAAGGTACAAACTGTTGATCGCGAAAGAGCAGCAAAGCAGAAGCGTCGCATCTCAATGTATTCCTAATCGTAGAAAGCAACCGATCAAATCTGTCCTGATGAGAAATACCGGAAGTAATATCCAGAGCTACCTGAACCCACTCTTTTCCTACCTGGTCCATAACCATCACTCATTGCACCCCATAACAACTATCTAAGTAAAACTCCA of Vibrio zhugei contains these proteins:
- the cas3 gene encoding CRISPR-associated helicase Cas3'; its protein translation is MLMDDLNSSESYIAHPDIKHGHHQSVYDHLTAVSELAGRLAAKIGFAEQGQLIGLMHDFGKYSRAFQEYMRLIITEQTGYNPDNDEVSSEISTSKSLKGKIDHSSAGAQWVINALLPHLNRLQQEDQTLIPYGLAIAQALSMCIASHHSGLIDILSENENVFANRIKKHDELTHQKECTKNADPDLLSQAQSLVSFEFLLGSSCNLKSMFDRYGLSAIEHDYYLGMFTRMLFSCLIDADRIDSADFEQPSNKPERFKQPNWASACDKIESFIAQIEPVNPIDHIRAEISDNCFNRAQGETGIYSLTVPTGGGKTYASLRFALHHAKKHNFDRIIYIIPFTSIIEQNANAIREVLGEINTDDWVLEHHSNLEPEQQTWRSKLACENWDKPIVLTTMVQFLESMFANGTRGSRRLHQLSNAILVFDEIQTLPIRCVHLFNNTINYLTRFCNTTAVMCTATQPLLNQLPEQIKPFGELQLPLENELTPNIEKLYQQLERVTIKNVTKKEGWNEVEITELVQQQLSAVQSCLVIVNTKVWAKKLFQALQSQVLDGTKIFHLSTGMCSAHRKQILDEVRARLSGGLATLCISTQLIEAGVDVDFGCVIRFVAGLDSIAQAAGRCNRNGKQKRGHVFVLNPVEENVGMLHDIKTGIAASNRIFTEFTEEELLKPQAMSQYFQYYFYERHKEMSYPVKQDQSLLNLLSSNQRNINKTPFALRQSFMTAAKQFKAIDAPVHSVIVPFNEEAQSIITQLCALDKRFDAASYRGLLKAAQKYSVNIFPNVWQKLTDQQAVYPIAQDEAVFYLSEEFYSQDFGLSLEVTNVQQDLIF
- a CDS encoding AlpA family transcriptional regulator, encoding MRFLKLKEVMEKTALSRSAIYRKMNDGEFPQSVSLGDRAVAWVESEVEDWMVACLTQR
- the radC gene encoding RadC family protein; the protein is MNPKTSDYQKQQRYQENEILEHAAEILATRYVRGDALTNPDATKEYVRCKLGSYEREVFALLLLDNQNRLIEFKELFHGTVDAASVYPREVVKAVLEVNAAAVIFAHNHPSGDSTPSQADRRITDRLKDALALVDVRVLDHIVTGNTCTSFAERGWL
- a CDS encoding DUF2787 domain-containing protein, with translation MIEQHYGELSIDDALHASLEALLNRYTLPENAERLVLNSRQMSYYRHRQGLHPIEVQLKRESASSPWLVVFFASFSYPDDSSTTVEPELYFHLANRWCYQPDVGSTDLSHPEVQELLSVWMKAFARHLSRNVFDDVQLTMVGTFH
- a CDS encoding DUF2787 domain-containing protein, which translates into the protein MSKLTFTASSLPVSKKLHKLLSEQLTAHLLSNEAVTTSRYLVFNFRDKSYSAEEGGFHPVEMAICQTSTGEWSIEYITDFAYMANYYPELERNLDFDFRVGQFFVAYRGWLPMQGSHDAKELYRLWENNFLAYVDTDAYNEIAVTPQ
- a CDS encoding WYL domain-containing protein, encoding MSNKTSIEGLSALLHTLMLIPQHRWITVRELQQQLALLDIHRTTRSIKRYLDDIIVDVFNVECDSMSMPHVYRKTSEQLLKLNKQEMLYWQLTNKYLLPLVPDALNHGQGSSSERDKPLSQKGSAHSKEHAWLAKVHVALPTIREWSDEQRHVLNAIHTALLHNRMLKISSQVLQQEKALIEPLGLSVQCDALLLLFRLSGQHTIRTLALPLIDEASVSTFSFTYPTDFNLERFMSEHDGVSAS
- a CDS encoding class I SAM-dependent methyltransferase, coding for MVSFAEPEKLAFIFDGENRQQWQNTDHILATLDIKQNEVIADVGAGTGYFCQQFVSRTDVGHIYAIDLEANMVAYLESRFTEVPRISCRSCTADNPNIPEGVDTVFLANSYRFIRDRATFLAKLKEQITPEARVVIVDFKGSNARVTPEMAIQEVKDAGFEIVNFDRDGCPDHYILSSCLKP
- the hmpA gene encoding NO-inducible flavohemoprotein; the encoded protein is MNGSNNHRNYLLSEKGTDNELDLVSQKLLFDRNFNYRKRDIMNDLQKALVSNTVPVLRESGVALTSHFYHRMLTHNPELKHIFNQANQAQGAQQQALAMAVLAYADNINNPSVLLPVVERIAHKHTSLGIRAEQYSIVGKHLLGSIKEVLGDAASDELIDAWAAAYQQLADIFISVESGLYQNSVANNAGWSGWRPFKVTKKTQESSEISSFYLEPNDQGSLPHFKPGQYVSVRLYVEDKGIYQPRQYSLSQAPGKQTLRISIKRESDTADKPQGVISNLMHTQVEVGDVIDVSAPFGDFVLAEQLPRPIVMISGGVGITPMMSMSEHLDRINALSQVHFIHSAKNSRVHAFKDVTDDFASRGMKVNYFYDESANFQSDIQPGPFKLDDLLPEDPTRMDYYICGPRGFMKRYFEELRGLGVKEEHIHAETFGTGGF
- the norR gene encoding nitric oxide reductase transcriptional regulator NorR, producing the protein MDQVGKEWVQVALDITSGISHQDRFDRLLSTIRNTLRCDASALLLFRDQQFVPLAINGLSVDVLGRRFNIEQHPRLEAIARAGDIVRFPSDSDLPDPYDGLIPNHAEELKVHSCIGLPLLFDDRLLGAVTIDAFDSTQFDNFEDDDLRIISALAASSLNTALLMEQLERTSGVNVNQTRPSGKFIQLGEIIGQSPAMLDLKSQIDAVADTDLSVLIMGETGVGKELVANALHAQSKRSENTLVYLNCAALPESVAESELFGHVKGAFTGAISHRKGKFELADKGTLFLDEIGELSLPLQAKLLRALQYGDIQRVGDDKNIKVNVRIIAATNRVMHEEVKKGNFRADLYHRLSVFPIFVPPLRERDKDITLLAGFFAERCAHKFGVTNVSLSGATLSLLQTYTWPGNVRELEHAINRASVIAKSDSQSEQILLLPQYFYLSGEATSPQPIDYEPDTQTESGMTEYRELGLKEAVERFQTQFVQRAYLENDKNLSAAAKQLKVNSPNLHRLMKRLNLK